A genomic segment from Aegilops tauschii subsp. strangulata cultivar AL8/78 chromosome 1, Aet v6.0, whole genome shotgun sequence encodes:
- the LOC109772953 gene encoding F-box protein GID2 — MKGPSGSSGGRDPWAPPPGSGGGGGGGSSQPAKKQQRTASSGQADEASTSSSSSQPPPQQQQPAPDGGDVPYLGEDLMFEVLRRAEARTLASAACVSRGWRALAQDERLWEAACVREWADLGFSEQQLRAVVLSLGGFRRLHAISIRPIQRRRAGVPAAPAQGRGRRQQPPARLGRDQVQLSLSLFSIGFFQNMPNQPPPKKKDEGDGSDKGGGGRCR, encoded by the coding sequence ATGAAGGGCCCTTCCGGTTCCTCGGGCGGCCGCGATCCGTGGGCGCCTCCTCCCGGTtcgggtggtggtggcggcggcggatccAGCCAGCCGGCCAAGAAGCAGCAGCGGACGGCGAGCTCGGGCCAGGCCGACgaggcctccacctcctcctcctcctcacagccCCCGCCACAGCAGCAGCAGCCTGCGCCGGATGGGGGAGATGTGCCGTACCTTGGGGAGGACCTGATGTTCGAGGTGCTGCGGCGGGCGGAGGCGCGGACGCTGGCCTCGGCGGCGTGCGTCAGCCGGGGCTGGCGGGCCCTCGCGCAGGACGAGCGGCTCTGGGAGGCGGCGTGCGTGCGCGAGTGGGCCGACCTTGGCTTCTCCGAGCAGCAGCTCCGCGCTGTCGTGCTCTCGCTCGGCGGCTTTCGCCGCCTGCACGCCATCTCCATCCGGCCCATCCAGCGGCGCCGTGCCGGTGTTCCTGCTGCGCCTGCTCAGGGAAGGGGAAGGCGGCAGCAGCCTCCTGCCAGGCTGGGCCGGGACCAGGTCCAGCTGTCGCTGTCGCTCTTCTCCATCGGCTTCTTTCAGAACATGCCTAATCAGCCCCCTCCTAAGAAGAAAGATGAGGGTGATGGCAGCGATAAGGGAGGAGGTGGGCGGTGCAGGTGA